DNA from Amycolatopsis sp. DSM 110486:
CACGAAGATCGAGCACCGCCGGCCCATCCACCCGGAGTTCGCCGCGGCGATCCTCGACGAGGTGGCCGACGACGACGCGGTGTTCACCGTGGACACCGGCATGGGCAACGTGTGGGCCGCTCGGTACCTCACGCCCAACGGCCGCCGCCGCGTGCTCGGCTCATTCCGCCACGGCAGCATGGCCAACGCGCTGCCGCACGCGATCGGCGCCCAGTTCGCGCAGCCGGGCCGCCAGGTCGTGTCGCTCTCGGGCGACGGCGGGCTCGCGATGCTCATGGGTGACCTGCTCACGCTGCCCACCTACGACATTCCGGTGAAGGTGGTGGTGTTCAACAATGCCACGCTCGGCATGGTGAAGCTCGAGATGCTCGTGGACGGCCTGCCCGACTTCGGCACCGACCACGCGCCCGTGAACTTCGCCGCGATCGCCCAGGCGTGCGGCATCCACGCGACGCGCGTCGAAGACCCGCGCGACGTGCGGGAGGCGCTGGCGAAGGCGTTCGTCCACCCCGGACCGGCCGTGGTCGAGCTGGTGACCGACCCCAACGCGCTGTCGATCCCGCCGCACATCACCGGCGCGCAGGTCCGCGGCTTCGCGCTCGGGGCGAGCAAGACGGTGCTCAACGGCGGCGTCGGCAAGATGATCGAGCTCGCGCGCACCAACCTGCGCAACGCGCCGGGCTTCTGAGCCCGCGCCGGCCCGTACGCTGGGCGCCGAGGAGGTGACCGACGTGCGTGAGCTGGCCGGGCGCATGCGGGCGATCGACCCCGGAGCCGGGGCCGCCCTGCAGGTGGTCGCCCACTTCGACGCCCTGGTGGAGGCCCGCGCCGGTCTCGAGGCGACGGTGCGGGCCGCGGCTGTGCTCGCCGGTTGCGCCGCGGGTCTCTTGGTTCCCGGACGCCGGCTGCGGGTCCGCGTGGAGCCGGACGGCCGGCGCGTGGACGGCGAGGTCGCCGGACTTGCGGTGCCGCTGCCGGGGTACGCGGGCGCGCTCGTGTGGGTGGAACGCGAGGCCGACGACCCGGGCCGGGCGGAGTTCGACCGCGTGCTCGTGGACCGGCTCGCCGCGACGGTCGGGATCGTGCTCGACCGCACGGGTGCCGGGTTCTCCACTGGTGACCCGGCGGCGGTGGAGCTCCTGGTGGACGCCACCGCCGACGAAGCCGCACGGCTCGCCGCGGCGCGGCGGCTCGGGTTGTCGCCGGAGGGGTCCTTCGTCGTCACGGTCTGCGCCGGCGGCCCGCACCCGCCCGGTGCGGCGCGGCTCGGCGACTTGGCGGTGACGATCGACCCGGCCGGATTACCCGCAAGGGCCGGCCCGGCGATGCGGTCGGCGTCGGGACCGGCGGTCGCCGTGCGGGATCTGTCGTTGTCCTACGGGCGGGCCGTTCTCGCGCTGCGGCTCACCGCCGTCGACGAACCGGGGCCGTCGCATGTGGACGCCGCCGAGGTGGGTGGGCTGCTGGCGCTCGCCGACGGGTGCGACTCGCCGGCGGCCACGGTGGAAGTGACGCACCTCGAACGCGTCCTCGCCGCGCACCCGTGGGCGCTCGCGACCCTGACCGCGGTCGCGGCGGAGCCGAGCCTGCGGGCCGCCGCGACGGCGCTCCACGTGCACCACTCGACGTTGCAGAGCCGCGTCGACCTGCTCGCCCAGGCGCTGGGCTACGGCGTCGCCACACCGGCCGGGCGGACCAGGCTCACGGTGGCGTTGGTGCTGCGCCGGTTCCGCCGGAACCGCTGACCGCCGCGTGGCGGGCAACGGCCGCCGCGTGACGGGTTCACCGGGGCGGGCTCGGGCCCTAGCGTCGGGGGTCGACGTACCGAGAGGAGCAGGCGGCATGCAGAGGGTGCACCCACCGTTCGACCCCGAGATCGCGGCGGCGCTGGTGGCGGTGAACAAGGCGCTGCCGTCGTCGGTGACGCCGGAGCTCGTGGGCCGGCTGCGCGAGCTGACGGCGGCCGGGCACACGATGAGCGTGGCCGAGATCGGCGAGCACGCCGATGTGCGCGAGGTCGACGCCGGCGTTCCGCTGCTGGTGCTGCGGCCGAAGGACAGCGACCCGGCCGCGCCGTTGCCGGGCGTGTACTTCATGCACGGCGGCGGCATGATGGCCGGCAACAACCGCACGGGCGCCGACTGGCTGCTCGGCTGGCTGGCCGAGATCCCGATGGTCGTGGTGAGCGTCGACTATCGCCTCGCGCCGGAGCATCCGCACCCCGCGCCCGTCGAGGACTGCTACACCGGTCTGACGTGGGTGGGCGAGCACCTCGCCGAGCTGGGCATCGACCCCGCCCGGCTCGTGGTGGCGGGCGGCAGCGCCGGCGGCGGGCTCGCGGCCGCCACCGCGCTGATGGCTCGCGACCGCGGTGGCCCGCCCCTGCGGGGGCAGCTGCTGGTGTGCCCGATGATCGACGACCGCGCGAGCACACCGTCGAGCACCGAACTGGTCGGTGAAGGCGTGTGGGACAGTGTCTCCAACGCCACCGGCTGGTCCGCGCTCCTCGGTGACGCCGCCGGGGGTCCGGATGTCTCCCCGTACGCCGCGCCCGCCCGCGCCACCGATCTCTCGGACCTGCCGCCCGCGTTCATCGAGGTCGGCTCGGTCGAGACCTTCCGCGACGAGGCTGTCGCCTACGCGTCACGCCTGTGGCAGTCGGGCGGGCAGGCGGAGCTGCACGTGTGGCCGGGCGGGTGCCACGGCTTCGACGAGGTCGTCCCGCATGCCCCGATGTCCCGTGAGGCGCGGGCGAGCCGGGCCAACTGGCTACGCCGCGTCTTCGCCGAGTAGGACAGCCGAGTAGGTCACTTGCGCGCTTTGCGCGCCGCCTTGAGGAACTCCCGGTTGAGCGTGTTGATGCTCGTCAGCGGGATGCCCTTGGGGCAGGCCAGCGTGCACTCGCCGCTGTTGGTGCAGCCGCCGAAGCCTTCGGCGTCCATGGTGTCGACCATGTCGAGCACTCGCTGCGCGCGTTCGGGCTGGCCCTGCGGCAAGGAGTTGAGGTGGCTGACCTTTGCGGCGGTG
Protein-coding regions in this window:
- a CDS encoding helix-turn-helix domain-containing protein; protein product: MTDVRELAGRMRAIDPGAGAALQVVAHFDALVEARAGLEATVRAAAVLAGCAAGLLVPGRRLRVRVEPDGRRVDGEVAGLAVPLPGYAGALVWVEREADDPGRAEFDRVLVDRLAATVGIVLDRTGAGFSTGDPAAVELLVDATADEAARLAAARRLGLSPEGSFVVTVCAGGPHPPGAARLGDLAVTIDPAGLPARAGPAMRSASGPAVAVRDLSLSYGRAVLALRLTAVDEPGPSHVDAAEVGGLLALADGCDSPAATVEVTHLERVLAAHPWALATLTAVAAEPSLRAAATALHVHHSTLQSRVDLLAQALGYGVATPAGRTRLTVALVLRRFRRNR
- a CDS encoding alpha/beta hydrolase, producing the protein MQRVHPPFDPEIAAALVAVNKALPSSVTPELVGRLRELTAAGHTMSVAEIGEHADVREVDAGVPLLVLRPKDSDPAAPLPGVYFMHGGGMMAGNNRTGADWLLGWLAEIPMVVVSVDYRLAPEHPHPAPVEDCYTGLTWVGEHLAELGIDPARLVVAGGSAGGGLAAATALMARDRGGPPLRGQLLVCPMIDDRASTPSSTELVGEGVWDSVSNATGWSALLGDAAGGPDVSPYAAPARATDLSDLPPAFIEVGSVETFRDEAVAYASRLWQSGGQAELHVWPGGCHGFDEVVPHAPMSREARASRANWLRRVFAE